From the Accumulibacter sp. genome, one window contains:
- the mutY gene encoding A/G-specific adenine glycosylase: MSAADVAGSGFAERVVAWQRVNGRHELPWQQTRDPYHVWLSEIMLQQTQVRSVIPYYQRFRARFPTLEALAAAPLASVLEAWSGLGYYARARNLHRCAQTIVSRHGGEFPGDPQITARLPGIGRSTAAAIGVFAFGCRAAILDGNVRRVLARCFAVDGSASPAVDRRRLWALAESLLPTTEIEAYSQGLMDLGATLCVHRQPACDRCPLASLCAARQQGRQAALPVPVTRKPLPERRERVIVLTDGRQVLLERRPASGIWGGLLSLPELAGGSVEALAQRNGCRLLVTSELPSIRHRFTHFRLALAVVRADVEIIARSAGEHRWQWLPLERVGEAALPAPIKRLLLSLRPPPAAIARSAMAAADRADH; the protein is encoded by the coding sequence GTGAGCGCTGCGGACGTCGCTGGCAGCGGGTTTGCCGAGCGGGTGGTGGCTTGGCAGAGGGTGAATGGGCGTCACGAGCTTCCTTGGCAACAGACGCGCGACCCCTACCACGTCTGGCTGTCCGAGATCATGCTGCAGCAGACGCAGGTGCGCTCGGTCATTCCGTATTACCAGCGCTTCCGCGCCCGCTTTCCGACTCTCGAGGCTCTTGCCGCAGCGCCGCTGGCGAGTGTCCTCGAAGCCTGGTCGGGCCTCGGTTACTACGCTCGTGCGCGCAACCTCCACCGCTGCGCGCAGACGATCGTCAGTCGGCATGGCGGCGAGTTTCCCGGCGATCCGCAGATCACTGCGCGCCTGCCGGGAATCGGGCGCAGTACGGCGGCCGCGATCGGCGTCTTCGCCTTTGGTTGCCGGGCGGCGATCCTCGATGGCAATGTCCGGCGTGTCCTGGCACGGTGCTTTGCCGTCGATGGCAGTGCTTCACCGGCCGTCGATCGACGGCGGCTGTGGGCGCTGGCGGAATCGCTATTGCCGACGACGGAGATCGAGGCCTATTCACAGGGGCTGATGGATCTCGGAGCAACGCTGTGCGTGCATCGTCAGCCCGCCTGCGACCGCTGTCCACTGGCATCGCTGTGCGCCGCCCGGCAGCAGGGGCGGCAGGCAGCGCTGCCTGTGCCGGTGACGAGGAAGCCGCTGCCGGAGCGCAGGGAGCGTGTCATCGTCCTCACCGATGGCCGCCAGGTCTTGCTCGAGCGCCGCCCCGCGAGTGGCATCTGGGGTGGCCTGCTGAGTCTGCCGGAGCTCGCCGGCGGATCGGTGGAGGCGCTGGCGCAGCGCAACGGTTGTCGCCTTCTGGTGACCAGCGAGCTGCCATCCATCAGGCACCGCTTCACCCACTTCCGCCTGGCATTGGCCGTTGTGCGCGCCGACGTCGAAATCATCGCCCGCAGCGCAGGCGAGCATCGTTGGCAATGGCTGCCGCTCGAGCGGGTCGGCGAGGCGGCGCTGCCGGCGCCGATCAAACGCCTGCTGCTGTCCTTGCGTCCGCCGCCCGCCGCCATCGCCCGCTCGGCGATGGCGGCGGCTGACCGGGCTGATCACTGA
- a CDS encoding flavin reductase family protein, protein MACRAFRDALGGFATGVTVLTALAPDGQPVGVTISSFNSVSLQPPLILWSLACDSPRLEAFRRAQHYAVNVLAADQAWISDRFASRGPDRFSGVRTIAGLGGVPVLDGCLACFECSSEAHYPGGDHIIFVGRVDRFSRHEQVEPLIFHDGRYRILGDTS, encoded by the coding sequence ATGGCCTGCCGTGCCTTTCGCGATGCGCTGGGCGGTTTTGCCACGGGAGTCACTGTCCTCACCGCGCTGGCACCCGACGGGCAGCCGGTCGGGGTGACGATCAGTTCCTTCAACTCGGTCTCCCTGCAGCCACCACTGATTCTCTGGAGCCTTGCCTGCGATTCGCCGCGCCTGGAGGCGTTTCGCCGCGCCCAGCATTATGCGGTGAATGTCCTCGCAGCGGACCAGGCATGGATTTCGGATCGCTTTGCAAGCCGGGGTCCCGATCGTTTCTCGGGCGTACGCACCATTGCCGGACTGGGTGGCGTGCCCGTTCTCGACGGCTGCCTCGCGTGCTTCGAATGCAGCAGCGAGGCCCATTATCCGGGTGGTGACCACATCATCTTCGTCGGCCGCGTCGACCGCTTTTCGCGTCACGAACAAGTGGAGCCGCTGATTTTCCACGACGGACGCTATCGGATTCTGGGCGACACATCCTGA
- a CDS encoding H-NS histone family protein, whose protein sequence is MASYKELLAQRALLEKQIEEARQVEVSDAIAQAKKLIAEHGLTAADLGFKIGGAAATTARAKVAVAVKYRGPNGESWSGRGKAPNWLTSLESDGRHRSEFLV, encoded by the coding sequence ATGGCCAGCTACAAGGAACTGCTCGCGCAAAGGGCGCTGCTCGAAAAGCAGATTGAAGAAGCACGCCAAGTCGAGGTTTCCGACGCCATTGCGCAGGCCAAGAAATTGATTGCCGAGCACGGTTTGACGGCCGCCGATCTTGGTTTCAAGATCGGCGGCGCTGCGGCGACGACCGCCAGGGCGAAGGTGGCCGTCGCCGTGAAATATCGTGGCCCCAACGGAGAAAGCTGGTCCGGACGCGGCAAGGCACCGAACTGGCTCACCAGTCTCGAAAGCGACGGCCGCCACCGCAGCGAGTTTCTCGTCTGA
- the galE gene encoding UDP-glucose 4-epimerase GalE codes for MNILVTGGCGYIGSHACVALILAGHEVTVVDDLSNSRVEVLDRVATIAGRKPSFFQGDVRDQDLLRRVLAAAPMAAVFHFAGLKAVGESVAQPLRYYDCNVGGAISLCHAMADVGVKTLIFSSSATVYGDPASVPISEDFPRSATNPYGASKLMIEDILADLCAAEADWRIARLRYFNPVGAHASGLIGEEPNGVPNNLMPYVAQVAQGIRPCLNVFGSDYPTADGTGVRDYIHVMDLVDGHVAALDYLRERQGLLTVNLGTGSGYSVLEMVRAFESASGRPIPYVIAPRRPGDIASCYADPSLAAKLLGWKARRGIAEMCSDAWRWQARNAAG; via the coding sequence ATGAATATCCTGGTCACCGGCGGCTGCGGCTATATCGGTTCGCACGCCTGCGTCGCACTGATCCTCGCCGGCCACGAGGTGACCGTGGTCGACGATCTTTCGAACAGCCGGGTCGAAGTTCTCGACCGCGTCGCAACGATAGCCGGTCGCAAGCCATCCTTTTTCCAGGGTGACGTTCGTGATCAGGACCTGTTGCGACGGGTCCTTGCCGCTGCCCCAATGGCTGCCGTTTTCCATTTTGCCGGTCTCAAGGCGGTTGGCGAGTCCGTCGCGCAACCCCTGCGCTATTACGACTGCAATGTCGGAGGGGCGATTTCCCTATGCCATGCCATGGCCGATGTGGGAGTCAAGACGCTGATCTTCAGCTCGTCGGCCACGGTCTATGGCGATCCCGCGTCCGTGCCGATCAGTGAGGATTTTCCGCGCTCGGCGACCAATCCCTATGGCGCCAGCAAGCTGATGATCGAAGACATCCTCGCCGACCTATGCGCCGCCGAGGCGGACTGGCGGATTGCCCGCCTGCGCTACTTCAATCCGGTTGGCGCGCACGCGAGCGGCCTGATCGGCGAGGAACCCAACGGCGTGCCCAACAACCTGATGCCTTATGTGGCGCAGGTTGCACAAGGAATCCGCCCCTGCCTGAACGTGTTTGGCAGTGATTACCCGACAGCCGATGGCACCGGGGTCAGGGATTACATCCATGTAATGGACCTGGTCGACGGGCACGTCGCCGCCCTCGATTATCTGCGCGAGAGACAGGGCCTGCTGACGGTTAACCTCGGCACCGGCTCTGGTTACTCCGTGCTCGAGATGGTACGTGCATTCGAGTCGGCGAGTGGTCGCCCCATTCCTTATGTCATCGCGCCGCGCCGACCTGGCGATATCGCTTCATGCTACGCCGACCCCTCACTCGCCGCCAAGCTTCTCGGTTGGAAGGCGCGGCGCGGTATCGCGGAGATGTGCAGCGACGCGTGGCGCTGGCAGGCCCGCAACGCTGCGGGCTGA
- a CDS encoding symmetrical bis(5'-nucleosyl)-tetraphosphatase, with product MATYAIGDIQGCLDSLLLLLDRCRFDRDRDRLWLVGDLVNRGPRSLDTLRFVRDLGPAATTVLGNHDLYLLMVAAGLDRRGKGDTLDEVLVAPDRVELLDWLRRQKLCHLEGDFCLVHAGLLPQWTAATARALAAEVEAVLQGPSCAEFLANLWGSEPLSWSDELLGWSRLRVIVNAMTRMRFCSLSGAMDLKTKGEAADAPAGHLPWFDIPGRRSADTVLIIGHWSALGLRIEDKLLALDSGCFWGRHLSAVRLEDRAVFQVECSNGESQV from the coding sequence ATGGCGACCTACGCGATTGGCGACATTCAGGGCTGCCTGGATTCGCTGCTGCTGCTGCTCGACCGGTGCCGCTTCGACCGCGACCGGGACCGCCTGTGGCTGGTCGGCGACCTGGTCAATCGCGGCCCGCGCTCGCTCGATACCCTGCGGTTCGTGAGGGATCTCGGCCCGGCCGCAACGACCGTGCTCGGCAACCACGACCTCTACCTGCTGATGGTGGCGGCCGGCCTGGACCGGCGCGGCAAGGGCGACACCCTCGACGAGGTTCTTGTCGCGCCGGACCGCGTCGAGCTGCTCGACTGGCTGCGACGACAGAAGCTGTGCCACCTCGAGGGCGACTTCTGCCTCGTGCATGCCGGGCTGCTGCCACAATGGACGGCCGCAACCGCGCGCGCCCTCGCGGCCGAGGTCGAGGCTGTACTGCAGGGGCCATCCTGCGCCGAGTTCCTGGCCAACCTGTGGGGCAGCGAGCCGCTTTCCTGGAGCGATGAGCTGCTGGGCTGGTCCCGCCTGCGGGTGATCGTCAACGCCATGACCCGCATGCGCTTCTGTTCGCTGAGCGGTGCGATGGACCTGAAGACCAAGGGTGAGGCAGCGGACGCTCCGGCAGGCCACTTGCCATGGTTCGACATCCCGGGACGGCGCAGCGCCGACACGGTCCTGATCATCGGCCACTGGTCGGCGCTCGGTCTACGCATCGAAGACAAACTGCTGGCACTCGATTCCGGCTGTTTCTGGGGTCGCCACCTGAGCGCCGTCCGCCTGGAGGACCGCGCAGTCTTTCAGGTGGAGTGCTCGAACGGAGAGAGCCAGGTCTGA
- a CDS encoding alpha-2-macroglobulin family protein: protein MQTTRQLARRRLQQTLALVVGIVVVVGGLLAIGHLTERGTEAVDPGDTSFAVIDGAHRELDGSPALAVSFSLPLDAKGDHERFLQVLEMPAEAKATAVRDGETDGEDGDGTATLAAAGESHRVANDEALVDGKPVAGAWVVGDNPRLLFFPHIKPQTRYVVRVQPGLKARNGSPLEDEVRFSILTAAVAPAFYFASRGMVLPAGQGGGLPVTTVNVPEVDIQFLKVKTDQLPRFLEQVIAGPAGAARTPADASASDAGADQESDAEDGHRYTGSRLKGAVGSWDLDQIHRMTSSRFVGRFLTEQKANRRSVTFIPVEDIAALREPGVYVAVMSQPNRFRDDYQTTYFYVSDLGLHLRQYPNRGADAYVSSLRDGQAVAGVEVSWIDRQGRSLASVQTDRDGRAAFAEKPAAARVLLARKGEQMSLIALKEPALDLAEFDVVGMPYSPVRLFAYSGRNLYRPGERFEVSVLARDADGRPVPEQPIQAILRRPDGKAQWTANWQAEDGAAGYYRRPVELPADAATGSWLLELRADPAARLAATSMPFAVEEFLPERMRLELSTGSERLAGEQAWRIDVNGRYLYGAPAAGNRLLGVVTSERSRNPLMQKLPGFVFGDADEDSVRTRSELPEQRLDEQGRAALEVDLEQVGKRRSPFAVRTTLSLLESGGRPVVRSLDRVWWPAPVLVGVRPLFVGAYARESSAADFEVVRADADGNLKAGTALPVRLFRENRNYYWRFDDQRGWNSGFSETDELIATTQVSVPAGGRGKLSLPVKYGRYRVEILDPATRQTMRFRFYAGWAAKEDEAQGVRPDRVALKLDKPAYSLGETARLTIVPPHAGQALVTVEGDRALWVRRLSVGSDGRTIDIPLAREWQRHDLYVSVMVLRPGSGDKVTPARALGLLHLPLDRSNRRLAVALEAPQKMEPEQLLKVRVKVPEASGQKAQVTLSAVDVGILNITRFASPDPFAFFFGKLRYGADAYDVYGRLIEKMDGQKGRLKFGGDAAPKATRSLPKKLRLVDLFSGPVVLDDKGEAEVSLPVPDFNGSLRLMAVVASGDRFGMQEAEVTVAAPLVVELATPRFLSTGDSAVLALEVHNLAGREQEIKVALSSRDGPLIRNGEQKFALKDQQKRVLQIPIEAGSAFGPSEIKVRVDSPLRRVERSFPLLVQAPTPRQSLVRRLTIAPGARIELREAELGGLLRPSVLATLALSNQAPIDVRSAVRGLLRYPYGCAEQTTSTAYPHVFVDEAAARHLGLKAYTAAQRAELLDKAIARLAGMQAPNGGFSLWGNVAEYQYWLTAYVANFLLDVREQGFSVPPQVEKRALDFLLKGLQEGVASLPTGAVSYNQNAIWSDQRYAGSGRFAVLAYGAYVLARHDKAPLATLRQLHESRAAAHSGLALVQLGLALRLMGDEARAASLIDAGIGKPRGGPDGAWWGDYGSNLRDWALIHVLLDRHQVKAAGREDLLRQVAAAVDERRQFSTQEQLALFLLGREFSGQTAGEWSAELLVAGKAQPIGGRGTQYQTLSAAEVAAGVALTNTSKERLFVELNLSGHPARLPAPRRDAFDLRRDWFTADGQPLGKRTLRVGESALVRLQVSSSGRHANGLIVDHVPAGLEIENANLVQGEQSAITVDGIDPRQAMQNGDIRHIEFRDDRFVVAARLAGRMQFFYRVRAVTPGRFVVPPTYAEDMYQPQIHGLAGGEEVLLIAGESGTEGDSGRQ from the coding sequence ATGCAGACAACAAGGCAGCTCGCGCGGCGCCGGCTGCAACAGACGCTGGCGCTGGTCGTCGGCATCGTCGTCGTGGTGGGCGGCTTACTGGCTATCGGGCACCTGACGGAACGCGGAACTGAAGCGGTCGATCCCGGCGACACATCGTTCGCGGTGATCGACGGCGCGCACCGCGAGCTGGACGGATCGCCGGCACTGGCCGTCTCCTTCAGCCTGCCACTAGATGCCAAGGGCGATCACGAGCGCTTCCTGCAAGTGCTCGAGATGCCGGCCGAGGCGAAGGCAACCGCAGTTCGCGATGGGGAAACGGACGGCGAGGACGGCGACGGCACAGCGACGCTCGCCGCTGCCGGTGAGAGCCACCGCGTCGCCAACGATGAAGCGCTCGTCGATGGCAAACCGGTTGCCGGCGCCTGGGTCGTCGGCGACAACCCGCGCCTGCTGTTCTTCCCGCACATCAAGCCACAGACGCGCTACGTGGTGCGCGTGCAGCCCGGCCTGAAGGCACGCAATGGCAGTCCGCTCGAAGACGAGGTGCGTTTTTCGATTCTCACCGCGGCAGTTGCCCCTGCTTTCTACTTCGCCAGCAGAGGCATGGTCCTGCCGGCGGGACAGGGTGGCGGCCTGCCGGTGACGACGGTCAATGTTCCCGAGGTGGATATCCAGTTCCTCAAGGTGAAGACGGATCAACTGCCGAGATTCCTCGAGCAGGTCATCGCCGGCCCGGCTGGCGCAGCCCGAACTCCTGCCGATGCCAGTGCCAGCGACGCGGGTGCCGACCAGGAGAGCGACGCCGAGGACGGCCATCGCTACACCGGCAGCCGCCTCAAGGGCGCCGTTGGCAGCTGGGATCTGGATCAGATTCACCGCATGACGAGCAGCAGATTCGTCGGCCGCTTCCTGACCGAACAGAAGGCGAACCGGCGCAGTGTCACCTTCATTCCCGTCGAAGACATTGCGGCGCTGCGCGAGCCGGGCGTCTACGTGGCGGTGATGTCGCAGCCGAACCGTTTCCGCGACGACTACCAGACGACCTACTTCTACGTCAGCGATCTGGGTCTGCACCTGCGGCAGTATCCCAATCGCGGTGCCGATGCCTACGTCAGTTCGCTGCGCGATGGGCAGGCAGTGGCTGGCGTCGAGGTGAGCTGGATCGACCGTCAGGGCCGGTCGCTCGCCAGCGTGCAGACCGACCGTGACGGTCGCGCAGCCTTCGCCGAGAAACCGGCCGCCGCCCGTGTGCTGTTGGCGCGCAAGGGCGAGCAGATGTCGCTGATCGCCCTCAAGGAGCCGGCTCTCGATCTCGCCGAGTTCGACGTCGTCGGCATGCCATATTCGCCGGTACGCCTGTTCGCCTACAGCGGCCGCAATCTCTACCGGCCTGGCGAGCGCTTCGAGGTTTCGGTGCTTGCGCGTGACGCCGACGGCCGGCCGGTGCCGGAACAGCCGATCCAGGCGATCCTCCGCCGTCCCGATGGCAAGGCTCAGTGGACCGCGAACTGGCAGGCGGAAGACGGCGCTGCCGGTTACTACCGGCGACCGGTCGAGTTGCCGGCCGATGCCGCCACCGGTTCATGGCTGCTCGAGCTGCGTGCCGATCCGGCAGCCAGGCTGGCGGCAACCAGCATGCCGTTCGCCGTCGAGGAGTTCCTGCCGGAACGGATGCGGCTCGAGCTGTCTACGGGCAGCGAGCGACTGGCAGGCGAACAGGCGTGGCGAATCGACGTCAACGGCCGCTATCTGTACGGTGCGCCGGCAGCCGGCAACCGGCTCCTCGGCGTCGTCACCAGCGAACGCAGCCGCAACCCGCTGATGCAGAAGCTCCCTGGTTTCGTATTCGGTGATGCCGACGAAGACAGCGTCAGGACGCGCAGCGAACTGCCCGAGCAGCGGCTCGACGAGCAGGGCCGGGCGGCGCTTGAGGTCGACCTGGAGCAGGTTGGCAAACGGCGCTCACCGTTTGCCGTGCGCACGACGCTGAGCCTGCTGGAAAGCGGTGGTCGGCCGGTGGTCCGCAGCCTCGACCGCGTCTGGTGGCCGGCGCCGGTCCTCGTCGGAGTGCGGCCACTGTTCGTCGGTGCCTACGCACGCGAGTCTTCCGCCGCCGATTTCGAGGTCGTCCGGGCGGACGCCGACGGCAACCTGAAAGCCGGAACGGCGCTGCCGGTGCGTCTGTTCCGCGAAAACCGCAATTACTACTGGCGCTTCGACGATCAGCGTGGCTGGAACTCAGGCTTCAGCGAAACCGACGAACTGATCGCGACGACGCAGGTGAGCGTGCCGGCCGGTGGTCGCGGCAAGCTCAGCCTGCCGGTCAAGTACGGCCGCTACCGCGTCGAAATCCTCGATCCCGCAACCCGGCAGACGATGCGCTTCCGTTTCTACGCCGGCTGGGCAGCGAAGGAGGATGAGGCGCAGGGGGTGCGACCGGATCGGGTTGCGCTCAAACTCGACAAGCCCGCCTACTCGCTTGGCGAGACGGCGCGACTGACGATCGTTCCACCGCATGCCGGGCAGGCCCTGGTCACCGTCGAAGGCGACCGCGCGCTGTGGGTGCGACGCCTGTCGGTCGGCAGCGACGGCCGGACGATCGACATCCCGCTCGCCCGGGAGTGGCAACGCCATGACCTGTACGTTTCGGTGATGGTCCTGCGTCCCGGCAGTGGCGACAAGGTGACGCCGGCGCGCGCCCTTGGACTGCTCCACCTGCCACTCGACCGCAGCAACCGCCGGCTCGCGGTGGCACTCGAGGCACCGCAGAAGATGGAGCCCGAGCAGCTGCTCAAGGTCCGCGTCAAAGTGCCCGAGGCGAGCGGCCAGAAGGCGCAGGTCACCCTGTCGGCGGTGGACGTCGGCATCCTCAACATCACGCGCTTTGCCAGCCCCGACCCTTTTGCCTTCTTCTTCGGCAAGCTGCGCTACGGAGCCGACGCGTACGACGTCTACGGGCGGCTGATCGAAAAGATGGATGGCCAGAAGGGCAGGCTCAAGTTCGGCGGCGATGCGGCGCCAAAAGCAACGCGCAGCCTGCCGAAGAAGCTGCGGCTGGTCGATCTGTTCAGTGGGCCGGTGGTCCTCGACGACAAGGGTGAAGCCGAGGTCTCGCTGCCGGTGCCCGATTTCAACGGCAGCCTGCGGCTGATGGCGGTGGTCGCCAGCGGCGACCGTTTCGGCATGCAGGAGGCAGAGGTGACCGTGGCGGCACCCCTCGTCGTCGAGCTGGCGACGCCGCGCTTTCTGTCGACCGGCGATAGCGCCGTCCTCGCCCTCGAAGTCCACAACCTCGCCGGCAGGGAACAGGAGATCAAAGTCGCACTGAGCAGCCGTGACGGCCCGCTGATCAGGAACGGAGAGCAGAAGTTCGCGCTCAAGGACCAGCAGAAGCGCGTCCTGCAGATCCCGATCGAGGCCGGCAGCGCCTTCGGCCCAAGCGAGATCAAAGTGCGCGTCGACAGTCCACTGCGGCGCGTCGAGCGCAGCTTCCCACTCCTCGTGCAGGCGCCGACGCCACGCCAGTCGCTGGTCAGGCGGCTGACGATCGCCCCCGGTGCCCGCATCGAACTGCGCGAAGCCGAACTCGGCGGTCTGCTGCGACCGAGCGTGCTTGCCACGCTGGCGCTCTCCAACCAGGCGCCGATCGACGTACGCAGCGCCGTGCGTGGGCTTCTCCGCTACCCATACGGCTGCGCCGAACAGACGACGAGTACCGCCTACCCGCACGTCTTCGTCGACGAGGCGGCGGCGAGGCATCTTGGCCTCAAGGCATACACGGCAGCGCAACGCGCCGAGTTGCTCGACAAGGCAATCGCCCGCCTGGCTGGAATGCAGGCGCCCAACGGCGGCTTCAGCCTGTGGGGCAATGTGGCCGAATACCAGTACTGGCTCACCGCCTACGTCGCCAACTTCCTGCTCGATGTCCGCGAGCAGGGCTTCAGCGTGCCGCCACAAGTCGAGAAGCGGGCGCTCGATTTCCTCCTCAAGGGGCTGCAGGAAGGCGTCGCCAGCCTGCCGACGGGGGCCGTCAGCTACAACCAGAACGCGATCTGGAGTGATCAGCGCTACGCCGGCTCCGGACGCTTCGCCGTCCTCGCCTACGGCGCCTACGTGCTCGCCCGCCACGACAAGGCGCCGCTGGCGACGTTGCGCCAACTGCACGAGTCGCGCGCGGCAGCGCACTCGGGGCTGGCACTGGTCCAGCTCGGACTGGCATTGCGCCTGATGGGCGACGAAGCGCGCGCCGCCAGCCTGATCGATGCCGGCATCGGCAAGCCGCGTGGCGGACCGGATGGCGCCTGGTGGGGCGACTATGGCAGCAACCTGCGCGACTGGGCGCTGATCCACGTCCTGCTCGACCGCCATCAGGTCAAGGCCGCCGGGCGCGAGGACCTGCTGCGCCAAGTCGCTGCCGCCGTCGACGAGCGACGGCAGTTCAGCACGCAGGAGCAACTCGCACTCTTTCTCCTCGGTCGCGAGTTCAGCGGCCAGACGGCCGGTGAATGGTCGGCGGAACTGCTCGTGGCGGGCAAGGCGCAACCCATCGGCGGCCGCGGAACCCAGTACCAGACCCTTTCGGCAGCCGAAGTGGCTGCCGGGGTGGCTCTCACGAACACCAGCAAGGAGCGGCTGTTCGTCGAGCTCAACCTGAGCGGCCATCCGGCGCGGCTCCCGGCACCACGACGCGATGCCTTCGACCTCCGGCGTGACTGGTTCACCGCCGATGGCCAGCCCCTCGGCAAGCGGACGCTGCGCGTCGGCGAGAGTGCGCTCGTCCGCCTGCAGGTGAGCAGCAGCGGGCGCCACGCCAATGGCCTGATCGTCGACCACGTTCCGGCCGGCCTCGAGATCGAGAACGCCAACCTGGTACAGGGTGAGCAGTCGGCGATCACCGTCGATGGCATCGACCCGCGCCAGGCGATGCAGAACGGCGACATCAGGCACATCGAGTTTCGCGATGACCGCTTCGTCGTCGCGGCGCGACTGGCCGGCAGGATGCAGTTTTTCTACCGCGTCCGCGCCGTCACTCCGGGTCGTTTCGTCGTCCCGCCGACCTACGCCGAAGACATGTACCAGCCGCAGATCCACGGTCTCGCCGGCGGGGAGGAAGTCCTGCTGATCGCCGGCGAGAGCGGCACCGAAGGCGACAGCGGCAGGCAATGA